The Macrobrachium nipponense isolate FS-2020 chromosome 19, ASM1510439v2, whole genome shotgun sequence genome contains a region encoding:
- the LOC135211495 gene encoding uncharacterized protein LOC135211495 — translation MDVISKEIRNEELWELLYVEDLVITAENEEDQEGGCEAEVDSSVKAAWGKWREVAGIVSDKEAPIKLKVKIYSTVIRIGNMASKKFERTEMRMLRWIMGILLLERLKNDEIRRKTGLVRLQK, via the coding sequence atggatgtgattagtaaagagatcaggaatgaagagctgtgggagttgttgtacgtcGAGGacctggtgattactgctgaaaatgaggaggaccaagagggaggatgtgaggctgaagttgacagtagtgtaaaagctgcatgggggaagtggagagaggtagctggaatAGTAAGTGATAAGGAAGCGCCAATCAAGTTAAAAGTCAaaatctatagcacagtgataaggaTTGGAAACATGGCCTCTAAGaagtttgagagaacagagatgagaatgctgaggtggattatgggaatattgctgcttgagagattgaaaAATGATGAAATCCGAAGAAAGACAGGCTTAGTAAGattacagaagtga